The following are encoded together in the Terriglobia bacterium genome:
- a CDS encoding class A beta-lactamase-related serine hydrolase translates to MNMPAKKSAVSAVLLVLAVTAGMVRAQDQAPQTRIDRLRMQIERLTRRADGQVGVAIKHLESGQTLNVNGDMLFPMASAFKVPVLVELLYQVKEGRFKLEDEISVQKSEQHIGSGMISSLVMPGIKLSVLNMAHFMMMISDNSAADILLEKVGAENVNARLKNLGITGMSVNRSCQKLITDFQALRSGARTPEQRKAAIVKFGENPEDEATPVAMNTLLEKIYKKEIPDPDLSSLALQIMLKCETGEKRIKGELPPGTVVAHKTGTLAGTVDDCGIIYLPDGQGHVALTVLTKDFTADTSDVEEIIAKIARFVYDYFYFAN, encoded by the coding sequence ATGAATATGCCCGCAAAGAAATCGGCAGTCAGTGCTGTGCTCCTCGTCCTGGCGGTGACGGCCGGGATGGTTCGAGCCCAGGATCAGGCTCCTCAGACGCGGATCGACCGGCTGAGAATGCAGATCGAGCGCTTGACCCGAAGGGCGGATGGCCAGGTCGGGGTCGCGATCAAACACCTCGAGAGCGGTCAGACGCTGAACGTGAACGGGGACATGCTGTTTCCGATGGCCAGCGCGTTCAAGGTCCCCGTCCTCGTCGAACTCCTTTATCAGGTCAAGGAGGGCCGTTTCAAGCTCGAGGATGAGATTTCGGTCCAGAAATCCGAGCAGCATATCGGCAGCGGGATGATCTCGAGCCTGGTCATGCCCGGAATAAAACTCAGCGTACTCAACATGGCCCACTTCATGATGATGATCAGCGACAATTCGGCCGCCGACATCCTGCTCGAGAAAGTCGGTGCGGAGAACGTCAACGCCCGGCTGAAGAACCTCGGCATTACGGGCATGTCCGTGAACCGCTCGTGCCAGAAACTGATCACGGATTTCCAGGCGCTGCGGTCAGGCGCGAGGACGCCCGAACAGAGGAAGGCCGCGATCGTCAAATTCGGAGAAAATCCCGAGGATGAGGCAACCCCTGTGGCCATGAACACGCTGCTGGAGAAGATCTACAAAAAAGAGATCCCGGACCCGGATCTCTCCAGCCTGGCGCTGCAGATCATGCTGAAATGCGAGACCGGCGAGAAACGGATCAAGGGGGAACTTCCACCGGGGACAGTCGTGGCTCATAAAACCGGAACCCTCGCCGGAACGGTCGACGATTGCGGAATCATCTACCTTCCCGACGGACAGGGGCACGTCGCCTTGACCGTCCTGACCAAGGATTTCACGGCGGACACGAGCGATGTCGAAGAGATCATCGCCAAGATCGCGCGCTTCGTATACGACTATTTTTACTTCGCAAATTGA